One Roseimaritima multifibrata DNA window includes the following coding sequences:
- a CDS encoding N-formylglutamate amidohydrolase, with product MSLSPHCIFQRGTGPVVAAAIHNGHDTRKNIERHLAIDEEQQLREEDPVTGEWTQIAKTQIVGLRSRFEVDLNRPRDKAVYETPADAWGMKVWDTPPKQQMIDASLAEYDQFYEDVEELLREMVEEYGKVVVYDLHTYNHRRDGADGPPADARKNPEVNIGTGTMDREYWGPVVDRFISDLRAYDFRGRNLDVRENVKFLGGHFAEWIHQTFPKQVCAISIEFKKFFMDEWEGEADPSEVEAIYNALRSTLPGVRDALTAMKEQ from the coding sequence GTGTCACTTTCACCCCATTGCATTTTTCAGCGCGGCACGGGGCCCGTCGTCGCGGCGGCGATCCACAACGGCCACGACACGCGTAAGAACATCGAGCGCCACTTGGCGATCGATGAGGAACAGCAGCTCCGGGAAGAAGATCCGGTCACTGGCGAATGGACTCAAATTGCGAAAACGCAAATCGTTGGTCTGCGGTCTCGATTTGAAGTCGATCTAAATCGTCCCCGAGATAAGGCGGTCTATGAAACGCCAGCCGATGCCTGGGGAATGAAGGTTTGGGATACCCCCCCTAAGCAGCAAATGATTGATGCATCGTTGGCCGAATACGACCAATTCTACGAAGATGTCGAAGAGCTTCTTCGCGAAATGGTTGAAGAATATGGCAAGGTGGTCGTCTATGATTTGCACACGTACAACCACCGCCGCGATGGGGCGGATGGGCCTCCTGCGGATGCTAGGAAAAACCCAGAGGTGAATATCGGGACTGGCACGATGGATCGCGAATACTGGGGGCCCGTCGTGGATCGGTTTATCTCGGACCTGCGGGCTTATGATTTCCGTGGACGCAATCTTGATGTTCGTGAGAACGTAAAATTTCTAGGAGGGCATTTCGCTGAATGGATTCACCAAACCTTTCCCAAGCAAGTTTGCGCGATCTCGATTGAATTCAAAAAATTCTTCATGGATGAATGGGAAGGAGAAGCCGACCCAAGCGAGGTCGAAGCTATTTACAATGCACTGAGATCGACTTTGCCAGGAGTGCGTGACGCGCTCACGGCAATGAAGGAGCAATAG
- a CDS encoding flavohemoglobin expression-modulating QEGLA motif protein, with protein sequence MKRDSNNDMVEITSAYKSTADASCERLAKNQRVRRNVPNGGRLRMDRQLPFLCVFRSGADSAAAGTDLNHQLVTTEAAYLFASGEPSHDEGLTYLVDQIRGAMQEHFGLFLLIEVTVDDTLAFDFQISSVDESFLPSTLDVMEKELSAIQVGDRPARVDRSTKCETILSRGLSSDSSGTTHCSICLRVRPFYLDGDSGKVFPLVLQRLRQQLARAYRRAVAEFTSGDEKPSDTHHQTFGPSALVKAARVVDKQLCDVSDSFDYLLQVTPTNADRIRDHYCKDADNELLPLQYRHLPYHPNLLKRRLFSIEIERVEDPTLAFLFWEKQDEIDRQLTSLRDLHLPETTIGDHPQYSNFLSSSLQLYGGPEDPLVELATAILERSKKGARASTGLCGKEDVTATECVNATQLAAAAREEIRYYQKQMCEFSPSVEISKTIASGIMVSKDRLLISDSINISAARVGPLLHHEIGTHLLTYFNGRCQPFRQLSAGLAGYDELQEGLAVLAEYLVGGLTVSRLRTLAARVIATDLLVSGTPFAKVVDTLNERYGFKNRSAFNTTLRVFRGGGLTKDVIYLRGLRNLLEYLAAGHDIEPLYVGKIGLQHIPYIQELRRRGIITPPKLLPRFWDDPKCRERLEAVRGKSVLNLTDTD encoded by the coding sequence GTGAAACGCGACAGCAATAACGATATGGTTGAAATCACATCGGCTTACAAATCGACTGCGGATGCATCCTGTGAACGTTTGGCTAAGAATCAGCGAGTCCGCAGGAATGTGCCCAATGGCGGGCGATTGCGTATGGATCGCCAATTGCCATTTCTTTGTGTTTTTCGGTCAGGGGCGGATTCGGCCGCAGCCGGCACCGACCTTAATCACCAGTTGGTTACAACCGAAGCTGCGTATCTGTTCGCGTCTGGGGAACCGTCGCATGACGAAGGTCTTACGTACCTTGTAGACCAGATTCGCGGTGCGATGCAGGAGCACTTCGGTCTCTTCTTGCTGATTGAAGTGACGGTTGACGATACGCTTGCGTTCGACTTTCAGATCTCTTCGGTGGATGAGTCCTTTTTGCCATCGACGCTAGATGTTATGGAGAAAGAACTGTCGGCGATTCAGGTCGGCGATCGACCGGCCCGCGTCGATCGGAGTACAAAATGCGAGACAATCCTCAGCCGTGGTCTATCGTCGGATTCCAGTGGAACGACCCATTGTTCCATCTGCTTGAGAGTTAGACCTTTCTATCTTGATGGAGATTCCGGCAAGGTCTTTCCTCTCGTCCTGCAGCGTCTGCGCCAACAACTCGCCCGGGCGTATCGCAGAGCCGTTGCCGAATTCACTAGCGGGGATGAAAAGCCCAGCGATACACACCATCAGACGTTTGGGCCTTCGGCATTGGTCAAGGCGGCGCGAGTGGTCGACAAACAGTTGTGTGATGTATCGGATTCTTTCGATTACCTGCTCCAGGTGACTCCCACCAATGCGGATAGGATTCGTGATCACTATTGCAAAGACGCAGATAACGAACTGCTACCCCTTCAATACCGCCACTTGCCTTATCATCCGAACCTATTGAAACGCAGGTTGTTTTCGATCGAAATCGAGCGAGTCGAAGACCCCACCCTTGCTTTTCTTTTCTGGGAGAAACAGGACGAGATTGATCGGCAATTAACGTCGCTCCGTGATTTACATCTGCCGGAAACGACGATCGGCGATCATCCACAGTATTCCAATTTTCTCTCTAGCAGTTTGCAGCTTTACGGGGGCCCCGAGGATCCGCTTGTGGAACTTGCTACGGCAATACTCGAACGGTCAAAGAAAGGCGCTAGAGCCTCTACTGGACTGTGCGGCAAAGAGGACGTGACAGCGACCGAGTGTGTCAATGCGACACAGCTTGCAGCCGCTGCTCGCGAGGAGATCCGCTATTACCAGAAACAGATGTGCGAATTCAGCCCAAGTGTTGAAATTTCCAAGACGATTGCGTCCGGGATTATGGTGTCGAAGGATCGACTGCTCATCTCGGATTCGATCAATATTTCTGCCGCTCGCGTTGGACCACTGCTGCATCACGAAATTGGAACGCATCTGCTGACCTATTTTAATGGTCGCTGCCAACCCTTTAGGCAATTAAGCGCAGGGCTGGCTGGCTACGACGAACTTCAAGAGGGGCTAGCGGTTCTTGCAGAGTATTTGGTTGGCGGGTTGACGGTCAGTCGCCTGCGTACTTTGGCGGCAAGAGTTATCGCGACCGACCTGTTGGTCTCCGGCACACCGTTTGCAAAAGTCGTTGATACACTGAACGAACGTTACGGTTTCAAGAACCGGTCGGCATTTAACACGACGCTGAGGGTCTTTCGTGGTGGTGGATTAACCAAAGATGTGATCTACCTTCGCGGCTTGCGAAATCTGTTGGAATACTTGGCAGCAGGGCACGACATTGAACCCTTGTACGTCGGAAAGATCGGCTTGCAACACATTCCCTACATTCAGGAACTGCGGCGCCGTGGCATTATCACGCCGCCAAAATTATTGCCTCGTTTCTGGGACGACCCTAAATGTCGCGAACGGCTTGAAGCTGTTCGTGGCAA